A stretch of the Mustela nigripes isolate SB6536 chromosome X, MUSNIG.SB6536, whole genome shotgun sequence genome encodes the following:
- the TIMP1 gene encoding metalloproteinase inhibitor 1, whose translation MAPLAPLASCILLLLWLTAPSRACTCAPPHPQTAFCNSQIVIRAKFVGTAEVNQTDLNRRYEIKMTKIFKGFSALGNASDIRFVDTPALESVCGYFHKSQNRSEEFLIAGNLQNGHLQINTCSFVAPWNGLSSSQRRGFTKTYAAGCEECTVFPCSSLPCKLQSDTHCLWTDQFLSGSDKGFQSRQLACLPREPGLCTWQSLRSRVA comes from the exons ATGGCACCCTTGGCACCCCTGGCCTCCTGCATCCTGTTATTGCTGTGGCTGACAGCCCCCAGCAGGGCCTGTACCTGTGCCCCACCGCACCCGCAGACAGCCTTCTGCAACTCCCAGATCG TCATCAGGGCCAAGTTCGTGGGGACCGCAGAAGTCAACCAGACCGACTTAAACCGGCGTTACGAGATCAAGATGACCAAG ATTTTCAAAGGGTTCAGCGCCTTGGGGAATGCCTCTGACATCCGGTTCGTCGACACCCCCGCCCTGGAGAGCGTCTGCGGATACTTCCACAAGTCCCAGAACCGCAGCGAGGAGTTTCTCATCGCCG GAAACCTGCAGAATGGACACCTGCAGATCAACACCTGCAGTTTCGTGGCTCCTTGGAACGGACTGAGTAGCTCACAGCGTCGGGGCTTCACCAAGACCTATGCCGCCGGCTGCGAGGAGTGCACG GTGTTCCCCTGCTCATCCCTCCCCTGCAAGCTGCAGAGTGACACTCATTGCTTGTGGACCGACCAGTTCCTCTCCGGCTCGGACAAGGGTTTCCAGAGCCGCCAGCTTGCCTGCCTGCCCAGAGAGCCTGGGCTCTGCACCTGGCAGTCCCTGCGGTCTCGGGTGGCCTAG